A window of the Thiomicrospira microaerophila genome harbors these coding sequences:
- the rlmB gene encoding 23S rRNA (guanosine(2251)-2'-O)-methyltransferase RlmB, with protein sequence MSDQIYGIHAIERLLKQSPHLIYHIDLIEGRLNPRLEKLRNQAEQLGVTLNRLPKTRFDKLDAVHQGVMAEVSPQTRFEEADLIDWVSSNPQALVLFLDEVQDPHNLGAILRSADAVGVDAIVIPKNNAVGVNPTVRKVACGAAESVRLVVVTNLVRSMQQLQQAGLWLVGLAGETDKTLYQADFTGPIGLVMGAEGTGLRRLTREHCDQLVAIPMKGQVESLNVSVATGVALYEVLRQRQSV encoded by the coding sequence ATGAGTGATCAAATTTATGGCATCCATGCCATTGAGCGTTTGCTTAAACAGTCACCTCACTTGATTTATCATATTGATCTTATCGAGGGACGACTCAACCCGCGTCTTGAAAAACTAAGAAACCAAGCGGAGCAACTGGGGGTAACTTTAAACCGTTTGCCTAAAACACGGTTTGATAAGTTGGATGCGGTGCATCAAGGTGTGATGGCTGAGGTTTCTCCCCAGACTCGTTTTGAGGAAGCGGATTTGATTGATTGGGTGTCGTCAAATCCTCAGGCTTTGGTGTTGTTTTTAGATGAAGTGCAAGACCCTCACAATTTGGGCGCGATTCTGCGTAGTGCGGATGCGGTCGGGGTTGATGCCATAGTGATTCCTAAGAATAACGCGGTTGGCGTGAATCCAACGGTACGTAAGGTTGCTTGCGGTGCAGCGGAGAGCGTTCGCTTGGTGGTTGTAACCAACTTGGTACGAAGCATGCAGCAGTTACAACAGGCGGGTTTGTGGTTGGTAGGTTTGGCGGGTGAAACCGATAAGACGCTTTATCAAGCGGATTTTACCGGTCCAATTGGCTTGGTTATGGGGGCAGAGGGTACCGGATTGCGTCGGTTAACCCGTGAACACTGTGATCAGCTCGTGGCTATTCCAATGAAAGGTCAGGTTGAAAGCTTAAATGTTTCGGTGGCAACCGGCGTGGCACTTTATGAGGTTTTACGCCAGCGCCAATCGGTTTAG
- a CDS encoding dihydrolipoyl dehydrogenase yields the protein MRKVRYAIIGAGTVGLTALSIIKKQTDDYLLIQSGEFGTTCARVGCMPSKALIHAANHFYHAQHANAVGVLGGTGLSVDQALVMQRVRRFRDRFTSGIKQATTDGLSSRHLLLGKAKFVAVNRLDVDGELVEAERIIIGTGSSPIVPSAWRDSLGDRLLTSDNLFELEVLPKRIAVIGLGVIGLELGQSLSRLGVEVIGFEASDRLGGLRYAKSSEKLLQLLSEEFPIYLDKSVDIEADAHSVRVVRGAETFEVDAVLVTIGRKPNLADLNLACLGIDLNDQESLLVNPNTLQLESMPVFLAGDASGYRPILHEAGDEGKIAALNALAYPDVRPKKRKTALGISFIEPGVAYFGDRLDQLNPKLHVVADFDLHCNNGRAIVMDQDQGLITVFADKQSGRLLGGELIMPQAEHLAHLLAWCVEQELTVARILDMPFYHPVLEEAVESVLKRLKDKLQ from the coding sequence ATGAGAAAAGTGCGTTATGCGATTATTGGTGCGGGTACGGTTGGATTAACCGCGCTGAGCATCATAAAAAAACAAACGGATGATTATCTACTCATCCAATCAGGTGAGTTCGGTACGACTTGTGCTAGGGTGGGTTGTATGCCTTCTAAGGCGCTGATACATGCGGCCAACCACTTTTACCATGCGCAACATGCAAATGCGGTTGGTGTGTTAGGTGGAACTGGGCTGAGTGTTGATCAGGCTTTGGTTATGCAGCGTGTTAGGCGGTTTCGTGATCGATTTACGAGTGGGATTAAGCAAGCAACAACCGATGGTTTAAGCAGTCGGCACCTCTTGTTGGGCAAAGCTAAGTTTGTGGCCGTTAATCGTTTAGATGTAGATGGCGAGCTGGTTGAGGCGGAAAGGATTATTATTGGTACTGGTTCCAGTCCTATTGTTCCCTCTGCTTGGAGAGATAGTTTGGGTGACCGCTTGCTGACCAGTGATAATTTATTTGAATTGGAAGTTTTGCCAAAACGTATTGCGGTCATAGGCTTAGGGGTAATTGGACTTGAATTGGGGCAGTCATTATCAAGACTGGGCGTTGAAGTGATTGGTTTTGAAGCGAGCGATAGATTGGGCGGATTACGTTATGCCAAGAGTTCTGAGAAACTGCTTCAATTGTTATCTGAAGAGTTTCCGATCTACCTTGATAAATCGGTTGATATTGAAGCAGATGCGCATTCTGTAAGGGTTGTGCGTGGCGCTGAAACTTTCGAAGTGGATGCGGTGTTAGTCACCATTGGAAGAAAGCCGAATTTAGCTGATTTAAACTTAGCCTGTTTGGGAATCGATTTAAATGATCAGGAGTCATTGTTAGTCAATCCCAATACTCTTCAGCTTGAAAGTATGCCCGTTTTTTTGGCAGGCGATGCAAGTGGTTATCGTCCTATTTTGCATGAAGCGGGTGATGAGGGTAAGATAGCAGCATTAAATGCCTTGGCTTACCCAGATGTTAGGCCTAAGAAGCGTAAAACAGCGCTGGGCATTAGTTTTATCGAGCCGGGCGTTGCCTATTTTGGCGATAGGTTGGATCAGCTGAATCCAAAACTGCATGTTGTTGCTGATTTTGATCTGCATTGCAATAATGGCCGAGCGATTGTGATGGATCAAGATCAAGGTTTAATTACGGTATTTGCTGACAAGCAGTCAGGACGCCTGCTGGGGGGTGAGTTGATCATGCCTCAGGCTGAACATTTGGCCCATTTGTTGGCTTGGTGCGTAGAGCAGGAATTGACGGTGGCTAGGATTTTAGACATGCCTTTTTATCATCCTGTACTTGAAGAGGCGGTCGAGTCGGTGTTAAAACGACTTAAAGACAAACTGCAGTAA
- the rnr gene encoding ribonuclease R, whose amino-acid sequence MTKEINPAADPFAEREAEKYENPVPSREFILAFMEQVNQPLRLHQLAEGLGVDEYDEERFEALSRRLKAMLRDGQLIKNRRGAFGLIQKMDLIKGRVIGHPDGFGFLSCEDMDGDLFISAQEMHKVLHGDEVIASIVGEDRRGRKEAAIVEVSKRHSTQLVGRVHLEDGLAWVHPNNNRITQDVFVPADGLLDAKEGQIVKVDIITQPSKRHGPIGRIVEVMGDYMAPGMEIDTAIHAFGIPNEWPERLLEELATIPDEVTEADIEGRKDVRHLPLVTIDGDDSRDFDDAVYAKRRKAGWRLVVAIADVSHYVKPGSELDKEAYKRGNSVYFPQRVIPMLPEKLSNELCSLNPHVDRLCMVCDMYISEEGQLERTQFYQAVMNSKARLTYNQVHDMLTNQQSEHRQTFAPMVEHIEALNELYQVLAKSRSERGALEFDTVETKMVFDDDRKIEKIVPVVRNEAHKLIEECMLMANVATARYLKHHKIPILYRVHEPPKEEKLKKLKGFLADFGLGLGGGEEPTAHDFDQVMQQVKGLPIEHLVNTVMLRSMNQAVYQPENKGHFGLSFEHYAHFTSPIRRYPDLLIHRAIRHAWLKQGAEGFSYDTPAMETFGRHCSDTERRADEATRDAVTFLKCEFLSHRLGEQYQAVISSVTNFGMFVELDDLYIEGLIHITELGEDYFHFDAVRHCLKGERTGQVYRLGDRVEVQVAQVVLDTRKIDLRLVRHLTQSPESGEALNPETLAENSEQKPKKKRRSRNYANKKRNRSRSKKAAE is encoded by the coding sequence GTGACTAAAGAAATAAATCCTGCGGCAGATCCTTTTGCCGAGCGTGAAGCAGAAAAATATGAAAACCCTGTGCCTAGTCGAGAGTTTATTCTCGCCTTTATGGAGCAGGTTAACCAACCCTTGCGCTTGCATCAGCTTGCAGAAGGCTTGGGAGTAGATGAATATGATGAAGAAAGATTTGAGGCCTTGTCTCGTCGCTTAAAAGCGATGTTGCGTGATGGACAATTGATTAAAAACCGACGTGGTGCTTTTGGTTTGATCCAAAAAATGGATTTAATCAAGGGGCGGGTTATTGGTCATCCTGATGGCTTTGGTTTTTTAAGCTGCGAAGATATGGATGGTGATCTATTCATTTCAGCGCAGGAAATGCACAAGGTGTTGCATGGCGATGAAGTCATTGCTTCTATTGTGGGCGAAGATCGGCGTGGGCGCAAGGAAGCGGCGATTGTTGAGGTTAGCAAGCGCCATTCAACTCAGCTGGTTGGCCGTGTCCACTTAGAAGATGGCTTGGCTTGGGTGCATCCCAACAACAATCGTATTACGCAGGATGTTTTCGTGCCTGCAGATGGTTTGTTGGATGCCAAAGAAGGTCAGATAGTTAAGGTGGATATTATTACGCAGCCTTCAAAACGTCATGGTCCTATTGGCCGGATTGTTGAGGTGATGGGTGATTACATGGCGCCAGGCATGGAAATTGATACAGCAATCCATGCTTTTGGTATTCCAAATGAATGGCCTGAAAGGTTGTTAGAAGAGTTGGCGACGATTCCAGATGAAGTGACGGAAGCGGACATAGAAGGCCGTAAGGACGTGCGTCATTTGCCTCTGGTGACGATAGATGGTGACGATTCTCGTGATTTTGATGATGCGGTCTATGCGAAGCGGCGTAAAGCAGGCTGGCGTTTGGTCGTTGCGATTGCTGATGTGTCACATTATGTTAAGCCAGGCTCTGAGTTAGATAAAGAGGCTTATAAGCGTGGGAATTCCGTTTATTTTCCGCAGCGGGTCATCCCGATGTTGCCTGAAAAACTGTCTAATGAGTTGTGTTCGTTAAACCCACATGTTGATCGCCTGTGTATGGTGTGTGATATGTACATTAGCGAAGAGGGGCAGCTTGAACGTACTCAGTTCTATCAGGCGGTAATGAATTCTAAGGCGCGTCTAACCTATAATCAGGTTCATGATATGTTGACGAATCAGCAAAGTGAGCATCGTCAAACCTTTGCACCGATGGTTGAGCATATTGAAGCTTTGAATGAGCTTTATCAAGTCTTGGCTAAATCACGTTCTGAGCGCGGTGCGCTTGAATTTGATACGGTTGAAACCAAAATGGTGTTTGATGACGATCGCAAGATTGAAAAGATTGTACCGGTTGTCCGCAATGAAGCGCATAAGCTTATTGAGGAGTGTATGTTGATGGCGAACGTCGCCACAGCACGTTATCTAAAGCATCATAAAATCCCGATTTTATATCGTGTACATGAACCACCGAAAGAAGAAAAACTAAAAAAACTAAAAGGTTTTTTAGCGGATTTTGGCTTAGGTTTAGGCGGTGGGGAGGAGCCTACTGCGCATGATTTTGATCAGGTTATGCAGCAGGTTAAGGGTTTGCCAATAGAGCATTTGGTGAATACCGTGATGCTGCGCAGTATGAATCAAGCGGTCTATCAGCCTGAAAACAAAGGGCATTTTGGTTTAAGTTTTGAGCATTACGCGCATTTTACTTCGCCGATTCGACGTTATCCTGATCTTCTGATTCATCGGGCAATTCGTCATGCTTGGCTTAAGCAGGGTGCAGAAGGTTTTAGCTACGATACACCGGCAATGGAAACCTTTGGTCGTCATTGCTCAGATACCGAACGCCGAGCAGATGAAGCAACCCGTGATGCCGTTACCTTTTTGAAGTGCGAGTTCTTATCTCACCGTCTAGGGGAGCAATATCAAGCGGTGATTTCTTCTGTGACTAACTTTGGCATGTTTGTTGAATTGGACGATCTGTATATTGAAGGTTTAATTCATATTACTGAGTTAGGAGAAGACTATTTCCATTTCGATGCGGTACGTCATTGTCTTAAGGGTGAAAGAACCGGACAGGTTTATCGTTTAGGGGATCGTGTTGAAGTTCAGGTTGCGCAGGTGGTGCTGGATACGCGCAAGATTGATCTCAGACTGGTGCGGCACTTAACTCAGTCGCCTGAGTCTGGGGAAGCACTCAATCCTGAAACACTAGCAGAAAATTCAGAGCAAAAACCCAAGAAAAAACGCCGTTCACGTAATTACGCCAACAAAAAGCGTAATCGTTCGCGAAGCAAAAAGGCTGCTGAATGA
- the ppa gene encoding inorganic diphosphatase, with amino-acid sequence MGYAAVTAGQDLPNDINVIIEISAFASPIKYEVDKDTDLVWVDRLQGATMAYPANYGYINQTLANDGDPVDVLVVTPHPLMVGSVIRCRPIGVLKMTDDGGEDAKVIAVPVNKLTPIYKDITAVEQIPLLKEQIEHFFKHYKDLEPGKWVKIDGWEDVESARKEILEGAKRYQA; translated from the coding sequence ATGGGTTATGCAGCAGTTACCGCAGGCCAAGACCTGCCGAACGACATCAATGTGATTATTGAAATTTCAGCCTTTGCTTCACCAATCAAATACGAAGTCGACAAAGACACCGACCTAGTATGGGTTGACCGTCTACAAGGCGCAACCATGGCCTATCCGGCGAACTATGGCTACATTAACCAAACGCTTGCCAATGATGGTGATCCGGTCGACGTGCTGGTTGTTACCCCGCACCCTCTTATGGTTGGCTCTGTCATTCGTTGCCGTCCAATAGGCGTTTTAAAAATGACCGATGACGGCGGTGAAGATGCTAAAGTTATAGCCGTTCCAGTGAACAAGTTGACACCTATCTACAAAGATATTACCGCGGTAGAACAAATTCCTCTGTTGAAAGAACAGATCGAACATTTCTTCAAACACTACAAAGATCTAGAGCCAGGAAAATGGGTTAAGATTGATGGTTGGGAAGATGTCGAATCAGCTAGAAAAGAAATCTTAGAAGGCGCTAAGCGCTACCAAGCTTAA
- the thiI gene encoding tRNA uracil 4-sulfurtransferase ThiI: MKYIVKFFPEIMIKGDAIKKKMVRRLHENVLRLLKRLDEAIVTTKYWDKIEVFVPAEQPGLVNEVEKVLLNTPGIDQVWRVKQFPIHNLDSVVEQVVPYALPLIKAKTFAVRARRAGHHPFTSLELECEVGRLLCEQGEGLGVDLKKPEVKVEFDIYDNTLNIIEARLPAMGGYPIGSQGEALSLMSGGFDSTVASYLSIKRGVKTHFIFFNLGGKAHELGVKQVAIHLWNKFESSHRIHFITVPFEEVVAELFRSVHESYMGVMLKRLMLQAAEQVAEQLGIQTLITGESVAQVSSQTLKNLAAIDQACTKLVLRPLAFMHKTEIMAIADQIGTRQFAETMPEYCGVISRNPVIDASFHRTLKEAGRFDDTVLQQAIAKMAISAVDQLVEQIVQSSPIEVVTDLEQTDVLVDIRAEIEQQSKPLHGAISVPFYQLAQAAKKWSADRRYLLYCKKGVLSQLHAQYLRDAGYSNVFVFRANQGSSE; the protein is encoded by the coding sequence ATGAAGTATATAGTTAAGTTTTTTCCAGAGATTATGATTAAGGGCGATGCCATCAAAAAGAAGATGGTTCGTCGTTTGCATGAAAATGTTTTACGTTTATTGAAGCGTTTAGATGAAGCGATTGTAACCACTAAGTACTGGGATAAGATTGAGGTATTTGTCCCAGCTGAACAACCAGGCCTAGTGAATGAGGTGGAGAAGGTGTTGCTGAATACGCCGGGTATAGATCAGGTTTGGCGAGTTAAGCAATTTCCCATTCATAATTTAGACTCGGTTGTTGAGCAGGTAGTGCCCTATGCTTTGCCGTTAATTAAAGCTAAGACTTTTGCAGTTCGTGCCAGAAGAGCAGGCCATCACCCTTTTACCTCTTTGGAGCTTGAGTGTGAGGTTGGGCGCTTGCTGTGTGAGCAGGGAGAGGGCTTGGGTGTTGATTTAAAAAAACCGGAAGTAAAGGTGGAGTTCGATATCTACGATAATACTTTAAATATTATAGAAGCGCGTTTACCGGCAATGGGTGGCTACCCGATTGGAAGTCAGGGGGAAGCACTTTCATTAATGTCTGGAGGGTTTGACTCGACTGTAGCGAGTTATCTGTCGATTAAGCGTGGCGTTAAAACCCATTTTATTTTTTTTAATTTGGGTGGTAAGGCGCACGAGCTTGGCGTTAAACAGGTTGCAATCCATTTGTGGAATAAATTTGAGTCTTCGCATAGGATTCATTTTATAACCGTTCCTTTTGAGGAAGTGGTTGCGGAGTTGTTTCGTTCTGTTCATGAAAGCTATATGGGCGTGATGCTAAAGCGCTTAATGCTTCAAGCAGCCGAGCAGGTGGCCGAGCAATTGGGTATCCAGACTTTAATAACTGGAGAAAGTGTGGCGCAGGTTTCAAGTCAGACGTTAAAGAACTTGGCTGCGATTGACCAGGCTTGTACTAAATTGGTTTTGCGTCCTCTTGCATTTATGCATAAAACAGAGATCATGGCGATCGCTGACCAAATAGGAACACGTCAGTTTGCTGAAACCATGCCTGAATATTGTGGCGTAATTTCCCGAAATCCTGTGATTGATGCATCGTTTCATCGAACATTAAAAGAAGCGGGTCGCTTTGATGATACTGTGTTGCAACAGGCTATAGCGAAAATGGCAATCTCAGCGGTCGATCAGTTGGTGGAGCAAATAGTGCAATCGTCGCCGATTGAGGTGGTAACCGATTTGGAACAAACGGATGTATTGGTGGATATTCGTGCCGAGATCGAGCAGCAGTCAAAGCCTTTGCACGGAGCGATATCCGTGCCCTTTTATCAGTTAGCCCAGGCAGCAAAAAAATGGTCAGCAGATAGGCGATATCTGTTATATTGCAAAAAGGGTGTGTTGAGTCAGCTTCATGCTCAATATTTACGTGATGCAGGCTACAGTAATGTGTTTGTTTTTCGTGCCAATCAAGGTAGCTCTGAATGA
- a CDS encoding PfkB family carbohydrate kinase: MAKILGIGNLVLDTLLFCNQYPSEDAEVRAQQRQFKLGGNTANSLYVLSQLGHQTSIVTTLATDHQAKQLKKTLEDYRIDTQHIQRFIKGSTPTSYVVLSQETATRTITHFRDLPECDFDHFAKIEIEDYDWLHFEGRNIEALAGMLNIAKTFLTHQPISLEVEKPREGIEALFSHANLLIFSHHYAKAKDYENAETLLNDIHSQYPNPQLVCTWGEQGAWGLDHQGQVFHQPAIKIKKPVDTLGAGDTFNAALIHHLIAGSDLKTATVEASRLAARKCQQVGLDNLLEPLVTRKPIANSKHITSSRATVVPAPGLKHKVVLIKHENEIKAYENNCPHQDVPLDEAYKIDINPFEMTMKCSVHDAFFRIEDGVCIEGPCWRDELKPVDIEIDAETGAIYIAENG, encoded by the coding sequence ATGGCAAAAATTCTTGGTATAGGTAACTTGGTTTTAGACACCCTGCTGTTTTGTAATCAATATCCAAGCGAAGACGCTGAGGTTCGCGCACAACAACGCCAGTTTAAGCTCGGTGGCAATACGGCAAACAGCCTCTATGTTCTGAGCCAACTTGGTCATCAAACTTCGATAGTCACTACACTGGCTACCGACCATCAAGCCAAACAATTAAAAAAAACGCTTGAAGACTATCGGATTGATACCCAGCATATTCAACGCTTTATCAAAGGCTCAACCCCTACTTCTTACGTTGTTCTATCCCAAGAAACAGCTACACGAACCATAACCCATTTCCGGGATCTGCCGGAATGTGACTTTGATCATTTTGCTAAAATTGAAATTGAAGACTATGACTGGCTTCATTTTGAAGGCCGTAATATCGAAGCGCTTGCCGGGATGCTGAATATTGCCAAAACCTTCTTAACACACCAACCTATCTCGCTCGAAGTTGAAAAACCTCGAGAAGGCATTGAAGCCCTATTTTCACACGCCAATCTATTGATCTTTTCGCACCACTATGCCAAAGCAAAAGACTATGAAAACGCAGAGACTTTATTAAACGACATTCACAGTCAATACCCCAACCCGCAGTTGGTATGCACCTGGGGAGAGCAAGGAGCCTGGGGTCTAGATCACCAAGGACAGGTCTTCCATCAACCCGCAATAAAAATAAAAAAACCGGTCGATACACTAGGTGCAGGCGATACATTCAATGCCGCACTAATTCATCATTTAATCGCTGGCAGTGACTTAAAAACGGCTACTGTTGAAGCAAGCCGACTCGCAGCGCGTAAATGCCAACAAGTTGGCTTAGATAATTTGCTTGAACCCTTGGTAACGCGTAAGCCGATCGCCAATAGCAAACACATTACAAGCTCACGCGCTACAGTTGTCCCGGCACCCGGATTAAAACACAAGGTGGTACTGATTAAACACGAAAATGAAATCAAAGCCTATGAAAATAACTGCCCACATCAGGACGTGCCACTAGACGAAGCCTATAAAATTGACATCAATCCATTTGAAATGACGATGAAGTGCTCAGTGCATGATGCGTTTTTTAGAATAGAAGACGGTGTTTGTATTGAGGGACCTTGTTGGCGTGATGAGCTCAAGCCGGTTGACATCGAAATCGATGCCGAAACCGGTGCGATCTATATTGCAGAAAATGGATAA
- a CDS encoding class 1 fructose-bisphosphatase — protein MIRLHEVLKRDEVNSELKQVISHIMIACKEISHKLGQGDLAGILGSSVNENVQGETQKLLDVVSNDLLKNILTEDNCVKGIASEEEDYTVAGTSTGRYLVLFDPLDGSSNIDVNLSVGTIFSILEAPADERQGDDQNIYLQNGRKQVAAGYVLYGPSSLLVLTTGKGVNFFTLDRHIGEFVLTREKVQIPADTNEFAINMSNQRFWEDGMKNYINDCLAGETGNLGKRYNMRWVASMVAEVHRILVRGGIFMYPWDNREPNKPGKLRLMYEGNPMSMIVEQAGGLSTTGREHIMDVEPKDIHQRCPVMLGSKNEVEKAMGYLKD, from the coding sequence ATGATTCGTCTACATGAAGTTCTAAAACGCGATGAAGTCAACAGTGAGTTAAAGCAAGTTATCAGCCATATTATGATTGCTTGTAAAGAGATTTCTCACAAACTAGGCCAGGGTGACCTAGCGGGTATTCTAGGCTCAAGCGTAAATGAAAACGTTCAGGGTGAAACCCAGAAACTTTTGGACGTCGTTTCAAACGATCTACTGAAAAATATCCTTACTGAAGATAATTGCGTTAAAGGCATTGCATCAGAAGAAGAAGATTACACCGTTGCAGGTACTTCAACCGGTCGTTACCTTGTATTGTTTGACCCACTTGATGGTTCATCAAACATTGATGTTAACCTATCAGTCGGCACCATCTTCTCTATCCTTGAAGCCCCTGCTGATGAGCGCCAAGGTGATGATCAAAACATCTACCTACAAAACGGGCGCAAACAAGTCGCAGCGGGTTATGTGCTTTACGGCCCATCAAGCTTGTTAGTATTAACAACAGGTAAAGGCGTTAACTTCTTCACGCTGGATCGTCATATTGGTGAGTTTGTATTAACTCGCGAAAAGGTGCAAATTCCAGCCGACACCAATGAATTCGCTATCAACATGTCAAACCAGCGCTTCTGGGAAGACGGCATGAAAAACTACATCAACGACTGTCTAGCAGGTGAAACCGGCAATCTTGGCAAGCGTTACAACATGCGTTGGGTTGCTTCGATGGTAGCTGAAGTTCACCGTATTCTTGTACGCGGTGGCATTTTCATGTACCCATGGGACAACCGTGAGCCAAACAAGCCGGGCAAGCTACGTTTAATGTACGAAGGCAACCCAATGAGCATGATTGTTGAACAGGCTGGCGGTCTTTCAACGACAGGACGTGAACATATTATGGACGTTGAGCCAAAAGATATTCACCAACGTTGCCCAGTTATGCTCGGCTCTAAAAACGAAGTTGAAAAAGCAATGGGTTACTTGAAAGACTAA